A window of Raineyella sp. W15-4 contains these coding sequences:
- a CDS encoding ABC transporter ATP-binding protein yields MSTVVETPVTARGVSLRVRDAAIRFGDFTAVSGVDLQVEPGEFVCLLGPSGCGKSTLLSALAGFIRLAEGSIHCADEPVTGNNSHAGMVFQSTEVLFDWMTAAENVGYGPRMHGASAAVQARIAEHYLTMVGLGHAQHKYPSELSGGMRQRVQIARVLANEPRLILMDEPFGALDAQTRVVMQEELSRICGRTNSTVVFVTHDIDEAIVLADRIVVMTAGPAAGIKSVYPVDIDRPRERHTPGVTELFGQLHADISVEVQRSLAGQGLEERK; encoded by the coding sequence ATGAGCACCGTCGTCGAGACGCCGGTGACGGCCCGTGGCGTCTCGCTCCGGGTCCGTGACGCGGCGATTCGATTCGGGGACTTCACCGCCGTCAGCGGCGTCGACCTGCAGGTCGAGCCGGGGGAGTTCGTCTGTCTGCTCGGCCCCAGCGGTTGCGGCAAGTCGACCCTGCTGTCCGCCCTGGCCGGCTTCATCCGGCTCGCCGAGGGCTCGATCCACTGCGCCGACGAGCCGGTCACCGGCAACAACAGCCATGCCGGGATGGTCTTCCAGAGCACCGAGGTGCTGTTCGACTGGATGACCGCCGCCGAGAACGTGGGCTATGGTCCGCGGATGCACGGCGCGAGCGCCGCCGTTCAGGCCCGGATCGCCGAGCACTACCTGACGATGGTCGGCCTGGGTCATGCCCAGCACAAGTACCCGAGTGAGCTGTCCGGCGGCATGCGGCAGCGGGTCCAGATCGCCCGGGTGCTCGCCAACGAGCCGCGGCTGATCCTGATGGATGAGCCGTTCGGTGCCCTCGACGCCCAGACCCGGGTCGTCATGCAGGAGGAGCTCAGCCGGATCTGCGGCCGGACGAACAGCACCGTCGTCTTCGTCACCCATGACATCGACGAGGCGATCGTGCTGGCCGACCGGATCGTCGTGATGACCGCGGGCCCGGCCGCCGGCATCAAGAGCGTCTACCCGGTCGACATCGACCGGCCGCGGGAGCGGCACACCCCGGGCGTCACCGAACTGTTCGGTCAGCTCCACGCCGACATCAGCGTCGAGGTGCAGCGCAGCCTGGCCGGCCAGGGTCTGGAGGAGAGGAAATGA
- a CDS encoding ABC transporter permease, giving the protein MSTTTDAAVRPTTTPVTRTSTRRALPAWARVPAIWTISLVGGLLLWTYLSWWFGPSIIASPAETVGALVELAANGTLAASIGASSGRILVGWLTGVVIGAPIGILMGRLTFVRDLLDPYVEFFRFVPPIAFVTLTIVWFGIGELSKVALIFYTSVFMVVVSTIQATVSISPLRIQAAQSLGAGRWQLLRTIILPSTIPGIVTGARLAMGNSFLTIVSAEIVAANVGLGSLIWSARNYGRIDWIFAGILVLGTLGFVFDRVLRIVTNRLFHRYGVK; this is encoded by the coding sequence ATGAGCACCACCACCGACGCCGCGGTCCGACCGACCACGACGCCCGTGACCCGTACGTCCACCCGGCGGGCGCTGCCGGCCTGGGCACGGGTCCCGGCGATCTGGACCATTTCCCTGGTCGGCGGGCTGCTCCTCTGGACCTACCTGTCCTGGTGGTTCGGGCCGAGCATCATCGCCTCCCCGGCAGAGACCGTCGGGGCACTGGTCGAACTCGCCGCGAACGGCACCCTGGCCGCCTCGATCGGTGCCTCCAGCGGCCGCATCCTGGTCGGCTGGCTGACCGGCGTGGTGATCGGCGCCCCGATCGGGATCCTGATGGGCCGGCTCACCTTCGTCCGGGATCTGCTCGACCCGTACGTGGAGTTCTTCCGGTTCGTCCCGCCGATCGCCTTCGTCACCCTGACCATCGTCTGGTTCGGCATCGGCGAGCTGAGCAAGGTCGCGCTGATCTTCTACACCTCCGTCTTCATGGTGGTGGTCAGCACGATCCAGGCGACGGTGAGCATCAGCCCGCTGCGGATCCAGGCGGCGCAGAGCCTCGGCGCCGGCCGCTGGCAGCTGCTCCGGACGATCATCCTGCCCTCCACCATCCCCGGCATCGTTACCGGCGCCCGGCTGGCGATGGGCAACAGCTTCCTGACCATCGTCTCGGCCGAGATCGTGGCCGCGAACGTCGGCCTCGGCTCGTTGATCTGGTCGGCCCGCAACTACGGCCGGATCGACTGGATCTTCGCCGGCATCCTGGTGCTCGGCACGCTCGGGTTCGTCTTCGACCGGGTGCTGCGGATCGTCACCAACCGGCTGTTCCACCGTTACGGGGTGAAGTGA